The Festucalex cinctus isolate MCC-2025b chromosome 6, RoL_Fcin_1.0, whole genome shotgun sequence genomic sequence ctaaagctaagcatttttttaaatagctaaaaattaaaaaatactaacAGAACCACTGTGAGAATTCAAGAAAActttaaaatgaatttaaataaaaaagaaatgaataaatgaagatgTAAAATCCCGAGTTACCTGCACGTCCAGTTCAAGTATGTCTGTGTGCGTGTCGAGCAGCTGACACAAGTTTGGCTTGGTCCGCCCAAAGTCTCCGTGGACAAACTCCTTGATGTAGCTACGGCAACCGCTTCAGGAGAACAACTTCAAAATGGACGCCACGTACGCAACGCAATAAGCGGAGGTGAAGTGACGAAGATGCCGAGCCTGCCAGGATACGTTCCGGCCTGCGTCTTGAGGCCCAGGCGGAAGTGGTGGCGGTCCAGCAGGGCGGCGCTCATGCTGTGGATGAGGCGCTGGCGCACCGCCAACGTGCGACGGTGCAGAACCCGCAGGGGGGTCTTCTGGGCCACCCGAAGGTCCTTTgggcacaaaaacacaaaaatgcacacAGCTCACCTCTGACTTCAATAAATACACAGAAAATATTCATACTAATTAGTATATCATATCACTTATAAtagatattatatatattattattatatattatagtcataataattattattaattatatatatagatatatatatagtcaaATTAATGAactaataaacataataataaaaattctttTATATTAACACAAAAACGCAGCCCACGTGTTAGTtcaataagtaaaaaaataaaatattaataaaaaaatattatttatcatATATAATttagaataataaaaaagttatttatttaatatgaataaacacaacaacaatcataataaataataaaaaatattttatatttttaggcaaGTCTTCTGGTCCTCTGtggacaaaacacaaaaacacagccCACGTGttagtgaaataaataaatataaaataataatacaaaatattatttctaatatataatttataatactaaataaaaaaaactgaaaagataaataaatgtcttccacacgtcaaagtaagctgatgattcttcttcgtctgaagacttgcgtccatttccccgctactcttatgaggagctccccctagtggcccaccaagtaagtgctcaataagtcatgaacaatggcgccgttatagtggctgtatattaacaacaaatatcgtgatacttgcGGAAGCTTATCGATaacctatcgggagacaaagtatcacgatttaaagcgatatcgatatatcgtcacactaaTAATCGTCAACCTCGAGGCTTGCTCAAGCATGTTTCACGTTTGCAAACAAAGCTTCCACCTTGATGTGGTTGATGAAGGCGATGTCGTCTTCCCGGATGGACTTTTGCGTCCACACCAAGGCCTGGTACGACTTGGTCTTCTCCTCCTCGCCCTCCTTCATGCGACTCATGGCgtctctacaaaaaaaaaaataaagtattggGACAACAACCTCCTCCATGAGGAAGCCGATTTTCCGCATCTTCGCTTCGTACCTGCTGACCATCTGCAGATCTCGGACGCGGATCTTCTCCGAAGACGCGTTGATGAGCTGCAACGCAACCAGAAGCTTCGTCAGTAACGAGGAGGCCAAAACGCCACGTGGGATGACGCACCTCCTGCACGCTCCTCATCTTCTCCTCGCTCAGTCTGCTCCTGCGCGGGTTCAGCAGCTCCAACGCAAACGGACGGCCTGGAAACGGGGAGGAGGGAGAAACCGAGGATgaggagcaagaagaagaaaaaggagaggaggaggaaacAGGATGATGAGGAAGACAAAGGGACGTGaaagaggaggaaaagtggGTGAAAAGGgggaggagcaagaagaagaggaagaaatgATGATGAGGGAAGAGAAAACGGATGAGGACGAAAAGATGAGGAGgaaaagaagagaagaaaaaagtcaaggatgaggatgaagaagatGAGGTAGAGGTGCAAGAAGAAACAGGAAGAAGAGGTCGAAaggtcatgatgatgatgatgatgatgatgatgatgatgatgatgatgacgacggctCGTTTGTTGCCGTGCGTTTACCGTTTCCCAACGTGCGGACGTCCACATCCTCACGACCAGATGACGAGAAGTTAAAGCCtggcccaaaaaaaacacaacgatGACATCActcacctgtgtgtgtgtgtgtatatatacacacacacataactgGATAGCCATACATGCCAATGCAAGTCATTGAAGTCacaggccattttttttaaattttgatgccaatatttagTCTTTTAGCGAAAATGGAATATTggttccaaatatcggttattggcGTCCTTAACTACTAATAATTAGTATCgtatcagccctgaaaaaaaaataaaataaaatatgtctcTCTCTAATTTcttcatgtatttaaggcaagttgtcaaatgtctgaagtcctcttgtttatgtttcataaaatgtaaaacataaatcatgtctctaatgttctccaatttggatactgtaaatgtatcaaaaagtcttggcctatcggctatccaggtTTACATATAGATCAGCGGTTGACATTCCCGCCAGGCCAAATAAGCAAACAATGGTCAGTCTTAAGGTGAACGATGGCGTTAACCTTGCGCGGCGAAGGCGGCCAGCACGGGCGCGGCGATGAGCTCCTCCACCGACGACTCCATCCGCCGCTGGCCGTCGATCAGCCACGGCGTCTGCGGCAGGCTGCGGCAGAACTTGTTGTAGCGCCCTGagatcacaaaaaacaaaaagagaaaagtCATCCAAAAAGTAACCGTgcgcgctcgctcgctcgctcgctcactcgcGACGTACACGTACCCGCCACGTAGATGGACGCGTGGACGCACTGGACGTCCTGCGGCGTGCAACTGCTGCTCGGCCGGGACGGCGGACACGCCGAGTGTCTTGAcccacaaaaacacattttcagccacattttttttgccgacaaatattttcttgaaGGCGGAACCTACTTGATAAATTCGCCGTCTGGGATCTTCTCCAGAGCTTTGACGACCGCCATCCGGGTAAACACCGACTGCGCGCGCGACCATGACAATCGTCAGCCATGACGTCGTCCGCATTTTCTTACCTGTCCGCCGTCGCCAGGTTGGGATGGATGCTCACCCGTTTGTTCTTGCTGGCTTTGAAGCAGTCGGGACAAGTCGAGGCGCTGAAAGGAAAAGTCATCATTCATTTAATTcttaaaaaaccaaaacaaatggcAACGGGCTCACAACTCACAGGAAGTGGCAGTCGCCGTCCGTTTCCGGGTGAGTGAAGCCCACGCTGACCTCCAGCGCGCtctcaaaaacacacacacacaaaaatgagtttagtgaggcattttaatttttgtaacTTTTGAGAAACTTCAATAGTTCAATGCTACCATGGCGTATATATTATTTGTGTGCTTAAtctgagaaagaaagaaaaaaaaactcgtaaatttgcaactttacttgtacatttatgtttccagaattattatttccacattcatactttttgataatttagtttttttgtccAAGTAGCTTAGTTGATGTGTCGAATGCTctccgtcattcacttgcatttgcCTAAAGTAttctcgcttctgattggttagtgcgcgtcagcaaatctgccactttagaaactcgcaaatttgccactttataaactcgaatatttatgattttttttttcttgcaaatttgccactttataaactcacacatttacaactttttttctcgcaaatttgccacttttaatGTGTCacattaaaatgtaataaaattacatttaaaaaatttaaataaaaaaataaaacacgcaTAAGTTTTGCATTAAATGTGTACGTTTGACGTGACTTAAAACGTATTATGTTTCGCATTACGCAATCAATTTCATGTTTAATATGTGACATTGAAACGTAATAAGTTTTGCATTAAATTTCATGTTACAATGTAATCGGTTACATGTTGTCGcataataatttcattttttaatgtgttccatcaaaatgtaataaatattgcATTCAACGAGGTAAATTTCGGCATCCAAGTCACAAATATTTTCTCACTCGTACAAATCaacagaaacaaactttttccaggagttgatttttttttttttttttttgggcatccCTCACCTTGGTTACCACGGCAACGCCGTCCAGCTCCTGGGCCAGCAGGCCCTGCATGATCCACTTGAAGGCCTCCTTCACCTGGATGACGTCATCGCGGCCCAGCACGCCGCACTTGGCTCTGCCGCGTCAAAATCCGGACGCGTCAACACacgaaatagtaataataataataataaattacaaaataaataaataaattacatttttaaaagttgCCTTACCTCACTTGCTCCTTCACGTGAAGCCAACACGAGTGCTGCGGATTCAAACGGGCgtcaacagtttaaaaaaaaaaaaaaaaaaaagttattattaaaaaacactgacctcacgcacacacatctgaGCAGGCAGCGAGATGGACAGCACCAAAGTGTCCACCTCGTACTTTTCCTTCTTCACCGCGTCGGCGATCTGCAAAGACAACACAACAGTTTTCCCCTTTAATATTACGTCATTCAATTGGAGTCATTAATGGATTCATTTATCCCATTCGATAACtgcattattcatttattatcaaTCATCATATGCTATTTCATATCCATTTAATAAGGTACATTTCATTAAATAACTGGTTGATTATAGCTAAATGAAATACAATAATAACCTGGATTTATATAGagcctttcaaaaaaaaaaaaaaaaaaaaaatggcaaattatgttattaaaaagaaacactTTTTCATAGacgttttaacttttttttccatgaatgaccTCTCTACAAATCTGGACATTTCTTAAAATCAAACATGGCCCTTGTAAATAataacattgtttaaaaaaaacaaatacaattttacatacacatttaactttttaaaaaatactaatacaataaaaaaaagaatacatttaTAAAGAAATTATTTAAAACCGTTTCATGAAAATTTGTTAATTTATGAATTAATTATACataatgaaatttaaaatatttgttaaatacatactaatatatatatatatatatatatatttttttttttttcaatgcgcATACACTTTTAAGCTAATTTTTTCGACCCTGTCagctttaatattttaatattaatgtaataaaataaatacaaaataataaaaagaatattaaaaagtatgtgtgtgtatatatatatatatatatatataaagaaaatacaaaataataaaaaataaatatgtaacccTTGAAACAatagaatcattgtcaaataaatgatttgacatttatatcaaacatttttaaaagaggtaatataataaaatcaaatgaatATTAATGATGTGCGTGTCACCTGCACAGCCTGTCCGACGTCGCTGAGGTGCTGCAGGACCCCCAAGCACGCCACGCACACGCTCGACTCCGCCGCCGCTTCCTCGGGTTCCAGTTTGCTTCTCTTCTTGGCCGGTTCTGCTGACACCGCGGCATTCTGGGAATCGGCGTTTTCTTCCTCAGGTGATGCGCCGATGAAAGCTCGAAGCTGCCTGAgcgtttcctgtttttttttggggggggcggaTTTGTTGCTGTCAGCAttcccaacaataaaaaaaaaaaaaaaaaaaaaaaaagtcttcagtgGCGTGTACCTGGCGGGTGTGCCTGTAGGCGTCCGGGACTCCGATGCAACAGAACCTAAGCACGCAGCGAGCACAGCAGCCGGACGCCAACAGCTTCCTGATGATGACCTTGTCTTTCTCCTTCAAGGGCAACATCTCGTCTCTTCAGACCGCAAACACAAAACGACTTGAGTCAATACGGACAGCCTGCTAACATACTGTACTATAAAGTgtacaaaaaagaaacacaagACTTCGAATAATCTTTATAGTTGAAGTAGTCTTAACAGCCCGATAGACTTCATGCGAGCTGTAAATTGTTTTGTCATCCATCTACAAGTTGTTGATCGAATGACGTACGGTGTATCAATcgcaatggacaaaaaaaaaaaaaaaagtgtacaaacATCACTATTGTCCTGATTTTGAAGCGCCCGCTCAAGAGCATTGACTGAAAATGCGGATTTTCTCCATAGGTTTCATTTGGAAAATTGCATAATTGACTTCACTTGGCGTTGTTTTGACGCGCTACATAACGCGGAAGTGCGCGCGTGCGTCACACCGGCGGCTAATCTTAGCTTTAGCAATTAGCACATACCATCATAACAAAGTGCACGCTCAGCAGCGACCATGAGACCAAACAAATAGCACACTTAACCCGAGAAA encodes the following:
- the pus10 gene encoding tRNA pseudouridine synthase Pus10 isoform X2 encodes the protein MLPLKEKDKVIIRKLLASGCCARCVLRFCCIGVPDAYRHTRQETLRQLRAFIGASPEEENADSQNAAVSAEPAKKRSKLEPEEAAAESSVCVACLGVLQHLSDVGQAVQIADAVKKEKYEVDTLVLSISLPAQMCVREHSCWLHVKEQVRAKCGVLGRDDVIQVKEAFKWIMQGLLAQELDGVAVVTKSALEVSVGFTHPETDGDCHFLASTCPDCFKASKNKRSVFTRMAVVKALEKIPDGEFIKHSACPPSRPSSSCTPQDVQCVHASIYVAGRYNKFCRSLPQTPWLIDGQRRMESSVEELIAAPVLAAFAAQGFNFSSSGREDVDVRTLGNGRPFALELLNPRRSRLSEEKMRSVQELINASSEKIRVRDLQMVSRDAMSRMKEGEEEKTKSYQALVWTQKSIREDDIAFINHIKDLRVAQKTPLRVLHRRTLAVRQRLIHSMSAALLDRHHFRLGLKTQAGTYIKEFVHGDFGRTKPNLCQLLDTHTDILELDVQSVDVDWPPTLPD
- the pus10 gene encoding tRNA pseudouridine synthase Pus10 isoform X1, with the translated sequence MLLSGRFKIRTIVIDEMLPLKEKDKVIIRKLLASGCCARCVLRFCCIGVPDAYRHTRQETLRQLRAFIGASPEEENADSQNAAVSAEPAKKRSKLEPEEAAAESSVCVACLGVLQHLSDVGQAVQIADAVKKEKYEVDTLVLSISLPAQMCVREHSCWLHVKEQVRAKCGVLGRDDVIQVKEAFKWIMQGLLAQELDGVAVVTKSALEVSVGFTHPETDGDCHFLASTCPDCFKASKNKRSVFTRMAVVKALEKIPDGEFIKHSACPPSRPSSSCTPQDVQCVHASIYVAGRYNKFCRSLPQTPWLIDGQRRMESSVEELIAAPVLAAFAAQGFNFSSSGREDVDVRTLGNGRPFALELLNPRRSRLSEEKMRSVQELINASSEKIRVRDLQMVSRDAMSRMKEGEEEKTKSYQALVWTQKSIREDDIAFINHIKDLRVAQKTPLRVLHRRTLAVRQRLIHSMSAALLDRHHFRLGLKTQAGTYIKEFVHGDFGRTKPNLCQLLDTHTDILELDVQSVDVDWPPTLPD